One window of Methanospirillum lacunae genomic DNA carries:
- a CDS encoding NADH-quinone oxidoreductase subunit B family protein, translated as MQELISDTMIETVVNLFKKPLCSETSLKSYPNGNEPDNRGIREKSKTKETKEVRENQEIEELNTALHQEITRLFGRSLAIREVDCGSDNAAEIELGNLSSPYYDIERFGITFVASPRHADALMVTGAVTCAMADALRKTYDATPNPKIVIAIGDDACTGGIWKGSYAVLGGIDTVIPVDLKIPGNPPRPVEIIKSLLTLLKSREK; from the coding sequence ATGCAGGAACTGATCTCTGATACCATGATTGAAACTGTTGTAAATCTTTTTAAAAAACCGCTCTGCAGTGAAACTTCACTCAAGTCGTATCCTAACGGAAATGAACCGGATAACCGGGGGATAAGGGAGAAAAGTAAAACCAAGGAAACAAAGGAAGTCAGAGAGAATCAGGAAATAGAAGAACTCAACACTGCCCTCCACCAGGAGATCACACGACTGTTTGGCAGAAGCCTTGCAATCAGGGAGGTTGACTGTGGAAGCGATAATGCAGCAGAGATTGAACTTGGAAACCTCTCTTCCCCGTATTATGACATTGAACGCTTTGGAATCACATTTGTCGCTTCACCACGACATGCAGATGCTTTGATGGTCACCGGGGCAGTGACCTGTGCCATGGCTGATGCACTCAGGAAAACGTATGATGCTACACCGAACCCGAAGATAGTGATAGCAATCGGAGATGATGCATGCACAGGCGGGATATGGAAGGGATCATACGCAGTACTTGGCGGGATTGATACCGTCATCCCGGTAGATCTGAAGATCCCGGGAAATCCTCCGAGGCCAGTTGAGATTATAAAAAGTCTGCTTACCTTGCTCAAATCACGAGAGAAGTAG
- a CDS encoding hydrogenase large subunit, with translation MTQALSGRILLKEDQTARYYRIPGGEIVSTIKDLKEKGLNLISIFGVEEFEGETGCSLLYVLENPGSEKMLILVSHGNGMARCSVSGIFPVASLFEREIADGFGIVFTGAFDTRRLFLHEAYPAGFHPLKKEVQNKPPTTVGENKPGDPYQFKTIEGSSVFQVPVGPVHAGIIEPGHFRFSVIGETIVNLEIRLGYLHRGLEKCAEGKTPEQTVRIAESISGDESAVNACGLCMAIEQICGVTIPPRAEYIRGVLLELERACSLLSDLAGMVTDIAHPVSASRFTVLREHIQREADQICGSRFLKGAICPGGVSDQISKESLDHLFKNAGEIERELDEIAGWVLSIPSVIDRFATTGVVQPELIRSLALSGPVARASGSFADTRINHPYGVYRERIPGQVCEQGGDVLARFTLKHQEIRASLRLIQELIVFLPEGPAKIPVQVHDGFALSMAESPRGMVLHWVYIRNGFIDRYKVRTASFCNWYAIEHAVIGNIVADFPVINKSLNLSYAGTDL, from the coding sequence ATGACCCAGGCACTCTCCGGCAGAATACTGCTGAAAGAGGACCAGACTGCCCGGTATTACCGCATTCCAGGCGGAGAGATCGTTTCGACGATTAAGGACCTCAAAGAGAAAGGATTGAACCTGATCTCAATCTTCGGTGTAGAGGAGTTTGAGGGAGAAACCGGATGCAGCCTGCTCTATGTATTAGAAAATCCAGGCTCAGAGAAGATGCTTATTCTGGTTTCGCATGGTAACGGAATGGCACGCTGCTCGGTGTCAGGGATATTCCCTGTTGCTTCCCTCTTTGAACGGGAGATTGCAGACGGTTTTGGAATTGTCTTCACTGGAGCGTTTGATACCCGCAGACTCTTCCTTCATGAAGCATATCCGGCAGGGTTCCATCCGCTCAAAAAGGAAGTCCAGAACAAACCACCGACAACAGTCGGAGAGAATAAACCGGGTGATCCATACCAGTTCAAAACCATCGAAGGAAGCAGCGTCTTTCAGGTCCCGGTCGGCCCGGTCCATGCAGGAATCATAGAGCCGGGTCATTTCAGATTCAGTGTCATCGGTGAGACGATCGTAAATCTTGAAATTCGGCTTGGATATCTTCACCGTGGACTTGAGAAATGTGCCGAAGGAAAAACCCCGGAGCAGACGGTCAGAATAGCTGAATCCATATCTGGGGACGAATCCGCTGTGAACGCCTGCGGGCTGTGTATGGCAATCGAGCAGATATGTGGAGTTACCATTCCACCCCGTGCAGAGTACATCAGGGGAGTACTCCTTGAGCTTGAACGGGCCTGCTCACTTCTTTCAGATCTTGCAGGAATGGTAACTGATATCGCTCACCCGGTTTCTGCAAGCAGATTCACGGTCCTTCGAGAACATATCCAGCGGGAAGCAGACCAAATCTGTGGTTCCCGGTTTCTCAAAGGTGCCATCTGCCCGGGTGGTGTATCTGATCAGATCTCAAAAGAATCACTGGACCATCTCTTTAAAAATGCAGGTGAGATAGAGCGTGAACTTGATGAGATTGCAGGGTGGGTGCTCTCAATCCCGTCAGTTATTGACCGGTTTGCAACCACCGGTGTTGTTCAGCCAGAACTGATACGATCTCTTGCTCTTTCAGGTCCGGTTGCCCGGGCCTCGGGATCGTTTGCCGATACCCGTATCAACCACCCGTATGGAGTTTACCGTGAAAGGATACCGGGTCAGGTCTGTGAACAGGGAGGCGATGTTCTTGCACGATTTACACTCAAACACCAGGAGATCCGTGCATCACTTCGGTTGATCCAGGAACTGATTGTCTTTCTTCCTGAAGGTCCTGCAAAAATCCCGGTTCAGGTTCATGACGGGTTTGCACTTTCTATGGCAGAGTCTCCCCGGGGAATGGTGCTGCACTGGGTCTATATCAGAAACGGATTCATTGACCGGTATAAAGTCAGGACAGCGTCGTTTTGTAACTGGTACGCGATAGAACATGCAGTTATTGGCAACATCGTTGCTGATTTCCCGGTCATTAACAAGAGCCTGAATCTCTCGTATGCAGGAACTGATCTCTGA
- a CDS encoding proton-conducting transporter transmembrane domain-containing protein: MTLLVALLYPAVTAIILLLQAVQKSHRQMSLLGVIHSAATLIITILLMAMPDAWNGALLSLFMIDHLNLILMLVTGVIFTCASIYAVGYIDGLVKAGELSRRSLRIFYLGFSLLLFVTTMAFYAPNVAQFWIFAELTTVFSALLVSILAVKENIDASLKYIFVCSTSMLFSFIGVIFLFELIRQKTGTGSLDWQTILAEAPSCNSGMLMIACTFFFIGFAAKSGVVPLHTWLPEAHAKAPSAVSAVLSGAILNVGIYGIARIAGIVHQTSIAPRISLLLIIFGMLTMSVACFSMLRQTGIKRLIAFSSIENMGFLLLATGIGTPVAFFWMIYHMMGHSVVKAGLFFSAGILHRQYKSHTPGTEDQIGDLFRLQPFAAVAFIIGSVAIIGTPIFPLFLSKFGILLESGKLSLYIPLLALLLFALAGAAIFRFILDIMGKTCAEGEVPLQYIVPIWMKVPVVFLLALSVFMGVLMIPGEEAFLSAAVHDIGIGGGI, encoded by the coding sequence ATGACATTGCTTGTGGCTCTCCTTTATCCGGCAGTCACTGCCATTATTCTCCTGCTTCAGGCAGTCCAGAAATCACACAGGCAGATGAGCCTGCTTGGAGTGATACACTCTGCAGCGACTCTTATCATAACCATCCTGCTTATGGCAATGCCTGATGCCTGGAACGGTGCATTACTCTCGCTCTTCATGATTGACCACTTGAACCTGATCCTGATGCTTGTCACCGGAGTAATCTTCACCTGTGCCAGCATCTATGCAGTCGGATACATAGACGGACTGGTCAAGGCAGGTGAACTGAGCAGACGAAGCCTGCGAATATTTTATCTCGGTTTTTCGCTTCTGCTCTTTGTCACCACCATGGCATTTTATGCACCGAATGTAGCACAATTCTGGATATTTGCTGAGCTTACCACTGTCTTCTCAGCCCTCCTCGTCTCCATCCTTGCGGTAAAAGAGAATATCGATGCCTCACTCAAGTACATCTTTGTCTGCTCCACATCGATGCTCTTCTCATTCATCGGGGTTATCTTCCTCTTTGAACTCATCAGGCAGAAGACCGGAACAGGAAGTCTTGACTGGCAGACCATTCTGGCAGAGGCACCATCCTGCAATAGCGGGATGCTCATGATTGCATGCACCTTCTTTTTCATAGGATTTGCAGCAAAATCAGGAGTTGTTCCGCTTCATACCTGGCTGCCTGAGGCACATGCTAAGGCACCATCTGCGGTAAGTGCGGTTTTGTCAGGAGCAATCCTGAACGTGGGGATATATGGAATTGCCCGGATAGCCGGGATTGTCCACCAGACTTCCATTGCACCCAGGATATCATTGCTCCTGATCATCTTTGGAATGCTTACCATGTCGGTAGCCTGTTTTTCGATGCTCAGACAGACCGGGATAAAGCGGCTGATTGCATTCTCATCAATAGAGAACATGGGATTTCTCCTGCTTGCAACAGGTATCGGAACACCGGTTGCATTCTTCTGGATGATCTATCACATGATGGGCCATTCGGTTGTGAAGGCCGGCCTTTTCTTCTCTGCCGGAATCCTGCACCGCCAGTACAAATCCCATACCCCTGGAACAGAGGATCAGATAGGAGATCTCTTCAGATTGCAACCGTTTGCAGCAGTGGCATTCATTATTGGATCAGTTGCGATCATTGGAACACCAATCTTCCCTCTATTCCTTTCAAAGTTTGGAATCCTGTTAGAATCAGGAAAATTATCGCTTTATATCCCGCTGCTGGCATTACTGCTCTTTGCCCTTGCAGGAGCCGCCATATTCAGGTTTATTCTTGATATCATGGGAAAAACATGTGCAGAGGGCGAAGTTCCATTGCAATACATCGTGCCAATCTGGATGAAGGTACCGGTCGTGTTCCTGCTCGCCCTGTCAGTTTTTATGGGAGTTCTGATGATTCCGGGAGAGGAGGCATTCCTTTCTGCAGCCGTGCATGATATTGGGATCGGGGGCGGTATATGA
- a CDS encoding hydrogenase subunit, whose translation MIEPGMVSTLLRICLILVLISAACLLTTRNLSSLVRTYALQSLILVAIAILIGVIENNSILLLIAGITLVSKVIGIPWFIRIIQQRIKIQQDLKFSYLQPGGALMVSMLLILLVYLCFSRVLKDLFTENSLFFMGSVIGVSLMMMGLIAIFTRQLAITKVIGYLSMENGVLLFGLFVTELPFITEFVIMVDLIILVLLTTILTVGMDSSIDAYTNRLKEFHLWSEEEVQA comes from the coding sequence GTGATCGAGCCCGGGATGGTATCTACTCTGCTCAGGATCTGCCTGATCCTGGTTCTGATATCTGCTGCATGCCTGCTTACGACAAGAAACCTCTCGTCACTGGTCAGGACCTATGCACTCCAGTCGCTGATCCTCGTTGCTATCGCTATTCTGATTGGTGTGATAGAAAACAATAGCATCCTTCTTTTGATTGCAGGAATTACCCTGGTTTCAAAGGTGATCGGGATTCCCTGGTTCATCAGGATCATACAGCAGCGGATTAAGATCCAGCAGGATTTGAAGTTCAGTTACCTGCAGCCCGGAGGAGCCCTCATGGTCAGTATGCTGTTAATCCTGCTTGTGTATCTCTGTTTTTCGCGGGTACTCAAGGATCTCTTCACCGAAAACAGTCTCTTTTTCATGGGTTCAGTGATTGGGGTCTCGCTGATGATGATGGGTCTCATCGCCATCTTCACCCGCCAGCTCGCAATTACCAAGGTTATCGGATATCTTTCGATGGAGAACGGGGTGCTCCTCTTCGGTTTATTCGTGACTGAACTGCCGTTCATTACCGAGTTTGTTATCATGGTGGATCTGATCATCCTCGTACTTCTGACAACAATCCTTACGGTAGGAATGGATTCAAGCATTGACGCGTACACAAACAGGCTGAAAGAGTTTCATCTCTGGTCTGAAGAGGAGGTGCAGGCATGA
- a CDS encoding respiratory chain complex I subunit 1 family protein yields the protein MSFTPVLAGLFNLGFVLLISPLYMTVVKIVKARAQRRAGPPLLQGYYNLAKLFRKEVVYSDYASFISRAAPYASLAILMVAVLLVPVIWIPDAAPAEGNIIVFLYLLAFTRFLLALLGLDAGSTFGGMGSSREMSLSAVIEPTTVVVFAAMAYVAGTLSIPEMFRHATTIIPGMSPTILLLSVSLFILIIVETGRVPVDNPETHLELTMIHEGMLLDTSGRNLALFELSHAVKQTLMMALLINILIPIGIIQEASIIGLVLAAILFLIKGTALSVLIGIVESSFAKMRFFRVPGLFMMAFFFSALTILSEVML from the coding sequence ATGAGTTTTACTCCGGTCCTTGCGGGTCTGTTTAATCTCGGATTTGTCCTGTTAATATCGCCTCTTTACATGACTGTTGTTAAAATAGTCAAGGCACGGGCACAGAGACGAGCAGGACCTCCCCTTCTGCAGGGATACTACAATCTTGCAAAACTCTTCAGAAAAGAGGTGGTATACTCAGATTATGCAAGTTTCATCTCACGGGCAGCACCGTATGCCTCACTTGCCATTCTGATGGTTGCTGTCCTGCTTGTTCCTGTCATCTGGATTCCTGATGCAGCACCTGCAGAAGGAAACATCATCGTCTTTTTGTACCTTCTTGCATTCACCAGGTTCCTGCTTGCACTCCTCGGACTTGACGCAGGAAGTACGTTTGGAGGTATGGGAAGTTCCCGGGAGATGAGTCTTTCTGCTGTGATAGAACCAACAACAGTCGTTGTATTCGCTGCAATGGCATATGTTGCAGGCACCCTCTCAATCCCTGAAATGTTCAGGCATGCAACAACAATCATCCCGGGAATGAGCCCGACCATCCTTCTTCTCTCGGTCTCACTTTTTATCCTGATCATCGTAGAGACAGGCAGGGTTCCCGTGGACAATCCCGAGACGCATCTTGAACTCACTATGATTCATGAAGGAATGCTTCTTGACACATCAGGGAGAAATCTGGCACTCTTTGAACTCTCCCATGCGGTTAAACAGACCCTCATGATGGCACTGCTCATCAACATTCTTATCCCGATCGGAATCATTCAGGAAGCCTCTATTATTGGGCTTGTCCTGGCTGCAATCCTGTTTCTCATCAAAGGAACTGCACTATCAGTTCTGATTGGCATTGTTGAGTCTTCATTTGCCAAAATGCGGTTCTTCAGGGTACCGGGCCTCTTTATGATGGCGTTCTTCTTCTCGGCGCTGACCATCCTGAGCGAGGTGATGTTGTGA
- a CDS encoding proton-conducting transporter transmembrane domain-containing protein: MIDLFIPAVFFYLAAGVIPIWLTGIRSYRYCSLLQGCAGALTILASASALLRITGGERISFSLTPLFPVILGIDRLTAAFSLLLGILTIAVCCYSPGYIARMHGGRSRDLLCSLIPIFLTSMLLVLLSRTTCAFLFFWEIMAISSFFLVLIEYQDEKTRKAAFFYLAMTQLSTVCIFLGVIQLYLNSGSFEFPTGISITTLPGLLAFLSIFLGIAIKAGAIPFHKWLPYAHPAAASPVSALMSGMMLNTALYMLVRAVTGFFIPNITSGLVILFFGCLTAVLGVMYAVKEQDLKGLLAYSSIDNTGVILTGIGLFVVFTATGHQAIGTMALLGAVFHAVSHGLFKGLLFLTAGSVNMATGTRNIDELGGLLVRMPWTGGLFFVGVLAISALPPLNGFAGELLIYQALITGLMQSEPLMQVLLVIVLSLFGLTGALTAVCFVKAFGLTFLALPRTPAAKQAHEVPLMMRAGPAVLSIACILSGIFSSQILSILGYPGYLPDLLLLSILLIGALALTYAAVYSLASRETRISITWGCGMQDPTSKMEYTGSGFTEPVVRIFAPIFRTRITFSKEYQDSEHCFVRSGTARIELMKFFEEYLYLPVARLIDSYGSAVSRLQNGNVDTYVLYVFGAVVVLVVVMGWLA, from the coding sequence ATGATTGATCTCTTTATTCCTGCTGTCTTTTTCTATCTTGCAGCAGGGGTCATACCCATATGGCTCACAGGCATCAGATCGTATCGTTACTGTTCACTACTTCAGGGCTGTGCAGGTGCACTCACAATCCTGGCCTCTGCTTCAGCCCTGCTCCGTATCACTGGAGGAGAACGTATTTCATTCTCTCTGACACCCCTCTTCCCGGTCATTCTTGGCATTGACCGCCTTACGGCAGCCTTCTCTCTCCTTCTGGGCATTCTCACGATTGCAGTCTGTTGCTATAGTCCAGGATATATCGCCCGGATGCATGGGGGAAGAAGTCGCGATCTGCTCTGCAGCCTGATCCCAATCTTTCTCACCAGTATGCTCCTCGTTCTCCTTTCAAGGACAACATGTGCATTCCTGTTCTTCTGGGAGATTATGGCTATCTCATCATTCTTCCTGGTCCTGATCGAATACCAGGATGAGAAAACCAGAAAAGCCGCATTCTTCTATCTGGCAATGACCCAACTCTCAACGGTCTGTATCTTCCTCGGAGTCATCCAGTTATACCTGAATTCAGGCTCGTTTGAATTCCCAACAGGAATATCCATAACAACACTCCCCGGGCTGCTGGCATTTCTATCTATATTTCTCGGAATTGCAATCAAGGCGGGAGCAATACCATTTCACAAGTGGCTGCCATACGCCCATCCTGCTGCTGCATCTCCGGTCTCGGCCCTGATGTCAGGTATGATGCTCAATACAGCCCTTTACATGCTTGTCCGTGCAGTCACCGGATTTTTTATTCCAAATATCACATCAGGTCTTGTCATTCTTTTCTTTGGGTGCCTTACTGCAGTTCTTGGCGTGATGTATGCTGTAAAGGAACAGGACCTCAAAGGATTGCTTGCATACTCTTCAATAGACAATACCGGGGTTATCCTGACAGGAATTGGGTTGTTTGTTGTCTTTACGGCAACCGGTCATCAGGCAATCGGAACGATGGCACTTCTCGGGGCAGTGTTTCATGCTGTCAGTCATGGCCTCTTCAAGGGACTCCTCTTTCTCACAGCCGGATCAGTGAACATGGCAACCGGGACACGAAACATCGATGAACTCGGCGGACTCCTTGTCAGAATGCCATGGACAGGCGGGCTCTTCTTTGTTGGTGTCCTCGCAATCTCGGCTCTTCCTCCCCTCAACGGATTTGCAGGAGAACTGCTTATTTACCAGGCACTTATCACCGGGCTCATGCAGTCTGAGCCTCTTATGCAGGTGCTCCTTGTCATCGTCCTCTCGCTCTTCGGTCTCACCGGGGCCTTAACTGCAGTCTGCTTTGTAAAGGCCTTTGGGCTCACATTCCTCGCACTCCCAAGAACACCGGCTGCAAAACAGGCACACGAAGTTCCACTCATGATGAGGGCTGGTCCTGCAGTCTTATCGATTGCCTGCATCCTTTCCGGAATATTTTCATCCCAGATTCTCTCCATCCTTGGATACCCCGGATATCTGCCAGATCTACTCCTGCTCTCGATTCTTCTGATTGGGGCACTGGCATTGACATACGCTGCAGTATATTCTCTTGCATCACGGGAGACACGAATTTCCATAACCTGGGGATGCGGAATGCAGGATCCCACAAGCAAAATGGAGTATACCGGTTCAGGGTTCACTGAGCCGGTTGTCAGGATCTTTGCCCCGATATTCAGGACACGAATTACATTCTCTAAAGAATATCAGGATTCTGAACACTGTTTTGTCAGATCCGGAACAGCTCGGATTGAACTCATGAAATTCTTTGAAGAGTATCTGTACCTCCCGGTAGCCAGGCTGATAGACTCATATGGTTCAGCGGTTTCAAGGCTCCAGAACGGTAACGTGGACACATATGTCCTGTATGTGTTCGGTGCTGTCGTGGTGCTTGTTGTTGTTATGGGGTGGCTTGCATGA
- a CDS encoding carbonic anhydrase: MGIEKLLEGNNHFVECEFSENIEYYKELLKGQNPHVMMISCCDSRVAPEITCHAKPGEIFVHRNIGNIVPPGDWNVGTFLEYGIGHLHVDTLVVCGHEGCGAMHALAHRHCGDDAFIPGWLRHAQPALATVTEKNPYPDDPEKAKEWQSNLEIENVRLQLKHLRTYKIVRDSEREGTLRVIGLYYRISDAKLEVIDPGKPLKHDGKSS, encoded by the coding sequence ATGGGTATCGAAAAATTACTGGAAGGAAACAACCACTTTGTAGAGTGTGAGTTTTCTGAAAATATTGAGTACTATAAAGAACTCCTGAAAGGCCAGAATCCCCATGTGATGATGATTAGCTGTTGCGACTCACGGGTCGCTCCAGAGATAACCTGTCATGCAAAACCTGGTGAGATATTTGTGCACCGGAACATCGGCAACATTGTTCCGCCCGGTGACTGGAATGTCGGAACGTTCCTTGAGTATGGGATCGGACATCTCCATGTTGACACTCTCGTTGTCTGTGGACACGAAGGATGCGGAGCGATGCATGCCCTGGCACACCGTCATTGCGGAGATGACGCATTTATCCCCGGCTGGCTCCGTCATGCCCAACCAGCCCTTGCAACAGTAACTGAGAAGAATCCGTATCCTGATGATCCTGAAAAAGCAAAAGAGTGGCAGTCAAATCTTGAGATTGAGAATGTACGGCTCCAGCTCAAGCATCTGCGTACCTACAAGATCGTCCGTGATTCAGAACGTGAGGGTACACTTAGGGTGATTGGATTATACTACCGCATCTCTGATGCCAAACTTGAGGTGATAGATCCGGGAAAGCCTCTGAAACATGATGGAAAATCATCCTGA
- a CDS encoding DUF2493 domain-containing protein, producing MAKLIVSGIRTCNRKDAVFAEINKFIAEIGVVDEIIAGGSTGVDMIAKMFAESKGIKYKEFAPNWQDDLNAAGMVRDSRMAEYGTHLLVLSNGISKESRNLINEAKQNNLVIKTVGVFEGLTETEMLHPTASPSFN from the coding sequence ATGGCAAAATTAATCGTCTCCGGTATCCGGACCTGTAATAGAAAAGATGCAGTATTCGCAGAGATCAATAAGTTCATCGCTGAAATCGGGGTTGTCGACGAGATTATCGCCGGTGGGTCAACTGGTGTTGATATGATCGCAAAGATGTTCGCAGAATCCAAGGGAATCAAATACAAAGAATTTGCTCCAAACTGGCAGGATGACCTCAATGCAGCAGGTATGGTTCGTGATTCCCGTATGGCAGAATATGGAACCCATCTCCTGGTCCTCTCCAATGGTATCAGTAAGGAATCCCGGAATCTTATCAACGAAGCTAAACAGAACAATCTTGTCATTAAGACCGTCGGTGTCTTTGAAGGTTTGACCGAGACCGAAATGCTTCACCCGACAGCATCTCCTTCCTTTAACTAA